The following coding sequences lie in one Meles meles chromosome X, mMelMel3.1 paternal haplotype, whole genome shotgun sequence genomic window:
- the LOC123935357 gene encoding melanoma-associated antigen B10-like yields MPRGQKSKLRAREKRRQAREESGHLVDAQATVPEKEKPSSSPSPHFRDAPQSSPATGTHSNPQITGRVHSTSTTAEAASNTRYNEGAKNQVEEKPNASQARDTTEHWQRGPIDKKVAMLVYYLLYKYQMKEPITKADMLRNVIQIYKNHFHEILWKASEHLELVFGLDVKEVDPNRNIYVLVNKLESSYNGRVNENGGVPKTGLLMTVLGVIFTKGNCATEEQVWEVLNMMGLYDGMKNFIYGEPRKLITKDWVKEEYLEYRQVADSDPPRYEFLWGPRAHAETSKMRVLEFVAKIHNTVPSAFPTWYEEALRDEEERARARVVAKACTAAMASARSRAMASSFSCPK; encoded by the coding sequence ATGCCTCGGGGCCAGAAGAGTAAGCTTCGTGCCCGTGAAAAACGCCGCCAGGCTCGAGAAGAGTCAGGGCATCTGGTGGATGCTCAGGCTACTgtaccagagaaagaaaagccctcctcatctccatctcctcatttcagAGATGCTCCCCAGAGCTCACCTGCCACAGGAACACACAGTAATCCTCAAATTACTGGCAGAGTCCACTCTACCAGCACTACTGCTGAAGCTGCTTCAAACACAAGATATAATGAAGGTGCCAAAAACCAAGTGGAGGAAAAGCCAAATGCCTCACAGGCCAGGGATACCACTGAGCACTGGCAGAGAGGCCCTATAGATAAGAAGGTTGCTATGTTGGTATACTACCTGCTGTACAAGTATCAAATGAAAGAGCCCATTACCAAGGCAGATATGCTGAGAAATGTAATCCAGATTTACAAGAATCACTTCCATGAGATCCTCTGGAAAGCCTCTGAGCACTTGGAGCTGGTGTTTGGCCTTGACGTGAAGGAAGTGGATCCCAACAGGAACATCTATGTTCTTGTCAACAAATTGGAATCCAGCTATAATGGGAGAGTAAATGAGAATGGAGGTGTGCCCAAGACTGGCCTATTGATGACTGTCCTGGGTGTGATCTTCACAAAGGGCAACTGTGCCACTGAGGAGCAAGTCTGGGAAGTGCTGAATATGATGGGGTTATATGATGGAATGAAGAACTTCATCTATGGGGAGCCCAGGAAGCTCATCACCAAAGATTGGGTGAAAGAAGAGTACCTGGAATACCGGCAGGTGGCCGACAGTGATCCTCCACGCTATGAGTTCCTGTGGGGTCCCAGAGCCCATGCTGAGACCAGCAAGATGAGAGTCCTAGAGTTTGTGGCCAAGATCCATAATACCGTCCCAAGTGCCTTCCCAACCTGGTATGAAGAGGCTTTGAGAGATGAGGAAGAGCGAGCCCGAGCCAGAGTTGTAGCCAAGGCTTGTACTGCTGCTATGGCAAGTGCACGCTCCAGGGCCATGGCCAGCAGCTTCTCCTGCCCCAAGTGA